Proteins from a genomic interval of Arachis hypogaea cultivar Tifrunner chromosome 10, arahy.Tifrunner.gnm2.J5K5, whole genome shotgun sequence:
- the LOC112714533 gene encoding glutaredoxin-C9, with protein sequence MHQAIPYRTWIHANTRDSRDLPLAVRGAGVDSASVAKLVSENAVIVIGRRGCCMCHVIKRLLQGLGVNPPVYEVDEHHEAAVAAHLGAATVQFPAVFVGGKLFGGLERVMATHISGELVPILKDAGALWL encoded by the coding sequence ATGCACCAAGCAATCCCTTATAGAACCTGGATCCATGCGAACACACGTGACTCACGTGACCTTCCCCTCGCAGTGCGGGGGGCAGGTGTGGATTCTGCCAGCGTGGCAAAGTTAGTTTCGGAGAACGCAGTGATAGTGATTGGGAGACGTGGATGCTGCATGTGCCACGTCATCAAGAGGTTGTTACAAGGCCTTGGAGTCAACCCTCCAGTCTACGAGGTGGACGAGCACCACGAGGCCGCCGTCGCCGCACACCTGGGCGCTGCAACGGTGCAGTTCCCGGCGGTGTTCGTAGGAGGGAAGTTGTTTGGAGGGTTGGAAAGAGTGATGGCGACTCATATCTCAGGTGAATTGGTTCCAATCCTAAAGGATGCTGGCGCTTTGTGGCTTTGA